ACTTTAGAGCCTTGTCGCGTTCTGTCACAGTCACTATCGGTGTCAGGTCCCTCAATGTCCGTCAGGGGCCTGCCACCTCGTTCCCAGTAATATCTACCGTGCGAGAGGGGCAGCTTCTAAGCGTGACAGGGCAGCTAGGGAGTTGGCTTCAGGTAGAGAACTCGGGCAGACTCGGGTTTGTGCATGCCGACTTTGTTACGCAGGTAGCGCAGGAAGAACAGGCTGTGACCGTCCCCTTGGCACGTGTGACGGCTAGCTCGCTCAATTTGCGCGGTGGAGGGGGCACTCAGTTTCCCATTGTGGCGCGGCTAAATCGCGGCACTACGGTGGCTGTCTTAAGCGAAGGCGCCTGGGCAAGAGTAATGCTCGAGAACGGTGCTACCGGCTTTGTCTCTAGTGAATTTATCGAGCAAGTCAGAGGCCAAGCGCAGGCTCGTATCACGGCCAGCGTGGTCAATCAGCGCAGTGGCCCTGGCACGACCTTTCCTGTGGTAACGACTCATCCACGCGGGCAGACCATCGCCGTGTCAGGGCTAAGTGGCGAATGGGTCAAAGTATCGAGTGCGGGCGGGGCCGGGTACATCCTTAGTAATCTCCTGTCGTTTTCTTTTGCCCCTGGCGATGGTACTGCCCTTGTGCCCACGTCACCAACGGCCGCGGATCTATCTGGGTTTACCGTAGTCATTGATCCAGGGCATGGGGGTAGAGACCCCGGTGCCATAGCGGCCAGTGGCCTGCGAGAGAGCGACGTTAACTTGACCATGTCGGAGCAGCTTAGGGCCATGTTAGAGGCCGCTGGCGCACAGGTAGTTATGACGCGCACCACAGACATCGGGCTCACCCTTGCCGAGCGGATAGCGTTTGGCAATGCACCTGGGGTCGACCTCTTTGTAAGCGTGCACAACAATGCGCATACTAACCCGCAAATTTCGGGCACCCAAACTTTTTACGGAGTCACCGAGGGGAGTTTCGCGCTGGCGCTAGGCGTGCATCGTCGCTTAGTAGCGCTAGGTCTTAATGACAGGGCCGTGTTAACAGCAAATTTCGCTGTCTTGCAACGGACTACTGTGCCGGC
The genomic region above belongs to Bacillota bacterium and contains:
- a CDS encoding N-acetylmuramoyl-L-alanine amidase; this encodes MRRRITIVGLIIMLVTVFVSSVGAATPGTVNTALLNLRSGPGPAFKVLTTLPAETPLVVLAQTGDWRQVMTAAGKTGWVFGQFVAADANFRALSRSVTVTIGVRSLNVRQGPATSFPVISTVREGQLLSVTGQLGSWLQVENSGRLGFVHADFVTQVAQEEQAVTVPLARVTASSLNLRGGGGTQFPIVARLNRGTTVAVLSEGAWARVMLENGATGFVSSEFIEQVRGQAQARITASVVNQRSGPGTTFPVVTTHPRGQTIAVSGLSGEWVKVSSAGGAGYILSNLLSFSFAPGDGTALVPTSPTAADLSGFTVVIDPGHGGRDPGAIAASGLRESDVNLTMSEQLRAMLEAAGAQVVMTRTTDIGLTLAERIAFGNAPGVDLFVSVHNNAHTNPQISGTQTFYGVTEGSFALALGVHRRLVALGLNDRAVLTANFAVLQRTTVPAILIETAFLSNPHNAALLGQASFVSRAVEAHFAGISEWLLSRRNQRAD